A single region of the Branchiostoma lanceolatum isolate klBraLanc5 chromosome 1, klBraLanc5.hap2, whole genome shotgun sequence genome encodes:
- the LOC136423668 gene encoding zinc finger protein 665-like, whose protein sequence is MDDEDIPEHPGNETNCRADGVTDVAKSESSQRVRDHMDDKPYKCEECGYRAARKFQLSRHMRTHTGERPYKCDQCDYSAASKSNLATHLVKHTGDKPYMCEECGYRTTRKFDLSKHMRTHTGERSYKCDQCDYSAASKSNLATHLIKHTGDKPYMCGECGYRTTQKSALSKHMRTHTGEKPYKCDQCDYSAAQKSTLARHLAIHTNEKPYMCGECGYRATQKSTLSKHMRIHTGDKP, encoded by the coding sequence ATGGACGATGAAGACATCCCGGAacatcctgggaacgagacgaaCTGCAGAGCTGACGGGGTCACAGACGTGGCCAAATCCGAGTCATCCCAACGCGTAAGGGATCATATGGACgacaaaccttacaaatgtgaggagtgcgggtacagggctGCTCGAAAGTTTCagttatcccgacatatgagaacccacaccggtgagagaccctacaagtgtgaccagtgcgactattctgcagcatcGAAATCCAATCTGGCCACACATCTagtaaaacacactggtgacaaaccctacatgtgtgaggagtgcgggtacaggacaactcgaAAGTTTGACTTGtcaaaacatatgagaacccacaccggtgagagatcctacaagtgtgaccagtgcgactattctgcagcatcGAAATCCAATCTGGCCACACATCTaataaaacacactggtgacaaaccctacatgtgtggggagtgcggctACAGGACAACTCAAAAGTCTGCCTTATCCAagcatatgagaacccacacaggtgagaaaccctacaaatgtgaccagtgtgactattctgctgcacagaaatctacTCTGGCACGACATCTAGCAATACACACCAacgaaaaaccctacatgtgtggggagtgcgggtacagggcaaCTCAAAAGTCTACCTTATCCAAGCATATGAGAATCCACACCGGTGACAAACCCTGA
- the LOC136423646 gene encoding zinc finger protein 160-like has translation MATNSSGSENVKGGSEMASVTKVTTAKPYRCEECGKQFSHPSKLKMHIRAHTEEKPYRCEECSKQFSQLSNLKTHMRSHTGEKPHRCEVCSRQFSYPCGLKKHMRTHTGEKPYKCEECGRQFSVLAQLKSHMRTHTGEKPYRCEECNRQFRALGGLQIHMRTHTGEKPYKCEECSKQFRQLGDLKKHMRTHTGEKPFRCEEWSKQFSLLCDLKSHMRTHTGEKPYKCEECGGKFKCLGTLKTHMGTHTGEKPYKCKECSKQFRQRVHLKGHMKTHTGEKPYKCEECSRQFSQMSNLKTHMRRTHTGEKPFTCEVCSKQLSTLHYLKTHMHIHTGEKPYKCEECSKQFSQLGNLRTHMRTHTGEKPYSCEECSRQFSGQGNLKKHMRTHTGEKPYKCEECSKQFSRVGHLKNHMKIHTGEKPYRCEECGRLFSELGHLKKHMRTHTGEKPYKCEECSKQFSGLGKLKNHMRTHTGEKPYRCEECSKQFSEPGSLKKHMRTHTGEKPYKCEECSRQFSELGSLKKHMRTHTGEKPYKCEECGRQFSVLSNLKSHTKTHK, from the coding sequence ATGGCGACAAATAGCAGCGGTTCTGAAAACGTCAAGGGAGGATCGGAAATGGCGTCTGTTACCAAGGTTACCACTGcaaaaccctacaggtgtgaggagtgtggcaagcagttcagtcatcCGAGCAAGCTGAAAATGCACATTCGGGCTCACACGGAAGAAaagccctacaggtgtgaggagtgcagcaagcagttcagccAGCTCAGTAACCTAAAGACCCACATGCGATCTcatactggggagaaacctCATAGATGTGAGgtgtgtagcaggcagttcagttaTCCGTGTggtctgaagaaacacatgcgaacccacacgggtgagaaaccctacaagtgtgaggaatgcGGCAGACAGTTCAGTGTGCTGGCTCAGCTGAAGagccacatgcggactcacaccggggagaaaccctacagatgcgAGGAATGCAACAGGCAGTTCAGGGCGCTGGGTGGTCTACAGattcacatgcgcactcacacaggggagaaaccctacaaatgtgaggagtgcagcaaacagttcagacagctgggtgaccttaagaaacacatgcgaactcacactggggagaaaccctttaGATGTGAGGAATggagcaagcagttcagtctgCTGTGTGATCTAAAGAGTCACATGCgaacccacactggtgagaaaccatacaagtgtgaggagtgcggtgGTAAGTTCAAATGCCTGGGTACTCTTAAGACTCATATGggcactcacacaggggagaaaccgtaTAAATGTAaagagtgcagcaagcagttcaggcAGCGTGTTCATCTTAAGGGtcacatgaaaactcacacaggggagaaaccctacaagtgtgaggagtgcagcaggcaattCAGTCAAATGAGTAATCTGAAGACACATATGCgccggactcacacaggggagaaaccattCACGTGTGAGGTGTGCAGCAAGCAACTAAGTACCCTGCATTATCTGAAGACCCACATGCAtattcacacaggggagaagccctacaagtgtgaggagtgcagcaagcagttcagtcagctgggtaatctgaggactcacatgcggactcacacaggggagaaaccctacagttgtgaggagtgcagcaggcagttcagtggtCAGGGCAAtttaaagaaacacatgcgaactcatactggagagaaaccctacaagtgtgaggagtgcagcaagcagttcagtaggGTAGGTCACCTTAAGAATCACATGAAAattcacactggagagaaaccctacaggtgtgaggagtgcggcaggctgttcagtgagctgggtcatctgaaaaaGCACATGCGAacacacactggggagaaaccctacaagtgtgaggagtgcagcaagcagttcagtgggCTAGGTAAGCTCAAAAaccacatgcgcactcacactggggagaaaccctacagatgtgaggagtgcagcaagcagtttagTGAGCCGGGGAGTCttaagaaacacatgcggactcacacaggggagaaaccctataagtgtgaggagtgcagcaggcagtttagtgaGCTGGGgagtctgaagaaacacatgcggactcacacaggggagaaaccctacaagtgtgaggagtgcggcaggcagttcagtgtgctgagtaatctgaagagtCACACGAAAACTCACAAATGA
- the LOC136426852 gene encoding histone-lysine N-methyltransferase PRDM9-like: MDTEDHPGNETNSRADRATDVAESEPSRRVRARTDYKPYMCGECGYRTARKFDLSKHIKTHTGDKPYRCEECGYRATQKSDLSKHMKTHTGEKPHMCEECGYRTAQKSQLSRHMRTHTGEKPYKCDQCDYSAAQKAALEHHLAKHTGNKPYMCEKCGYKTALKTNLSRHMKTHTDDKPYMCEECGYRTARKSNLSDHMRTHTGEKPYKCDQCNYSAALKCALDQHRAKHTGKKPYMCGECGYRTAKKSHLSQHMRIHTGEKPYMCDQCDYSAAQKYALDQHLAKHTGEKPYMCGECGYRAAHKCHLSQHMKTHTGEKPYMCGECGYRATRKSNLSVHMRIHTGERPYKCDQCDYSAAQKCILDTPIKTHR; encoded by the coding sequence ATGGACACCGAAGACCATCCCGGGAACGAGACGAACAGCAGAGCGGACCGGGCCACAGATGTGGCCGAATCTGAGCCATCTCGACGCGTAAGGGCCCGTACGGACTACAAACCGtatatgtgtggggagtgcggctACAGAACAGCTCGAAAGTTTGACTTGTCCAAACATATAAAAACCCACACAGGTGACAAACCTTaccggtgtgaggagtgtggatacagggcaaCTCAAAAGTCTgacttatccaaacatatgaaaacccacaccggcgagaaaccccacatgtgtgaggagtgtggatacaggacagctcaaaagTCTCAGTTATCCCggcatatgagaacccacacaggagagaaaccctacaagtgtgaccagtgtgactattctgcagcacagaaagcAGCTCTGGAACaccatctagcaaaacacaccggcaacaaaccctacatgtgtgagaagTGTGGGTATAAGACAGCTTTAAAGACTAACCTATCCCGACACATGAAAACCCACACAgatgacaaaccctacatgtgtgaggagtgcggctaCAGGACAGCTCGAAAGTCTAACCTATCCGatcatatgagaacccacaccggtgaaaaaccgtacaagtgtgaccagtgtaacTATTCCGCAGCTCTAAAATGCGCTCTAGACCAACATCGAGCAAAGCACACCGGtaaaaaaccctacatgtgtggggagtgcgggtacagaacagCTAAAAAATCtcacttatcccaacatatgagaatccacactggcgagaaaccctacatgtgtgaccagtgtgactattctgcagcccagAAATATGCTCTTGAccaacatctagcaaaacacaccggtgagaagccatacatgtgtggggagtgcgggtacagggcagctcacAAGTGtcacttatcccaacatatgaaaacccacacgggtgagaaaccctacatgtgtggggagtgcgggtacagggcaaCGAGAAAGTCTAACTTATCCGTACATATGAGAATCCACACAGGCGAgagaccctacaagtgtgaccagtgtgactattctgctgcacaaaaaTGCATTCTAGACACACCGAtcaaaacacaccggtga